A single region of the Ictalurus punctatus breed USDA103 chromosome 26, Coco_2.0, whole genome shotgun sequence genome encodes:
- the LOC108258993 gene encoding thymosin beta-11 has protein sequence MSDKPNLDEVTNFDKSKLKKTETQEKNPLPSKETIEQEKQATS, from the exons ATGTCTGACAAACCCAATCTCGATGAAGTCACCAACTTCGACAAGAGCAAGCTGAAGAAGACTGAGACTCAGGAGAAGAACCCGCTCCCATCTAAAGAAA CCATCGAACAGGAGAAGCAGGCGACATCGTGA